Proteins encoded in a region of the Petrotoga mexicana DSM 14811 genome:
- a CDS encoding ATP-binding cassette domain-containing protein, with protein MALNTKRRGNEPLFNMTVKENIMLDDKFTEEEFMKAVKKAKVDKFIGLLDEGYDTVVGERGSKLSDGQRQRVAIARALIREPKVLILDEATSGVDSQTEEEIFDELKEY; from the coding sequence ATGGCTTTAAACACAAAACGAAGGGGTAATGAACCCTTATTCAACATGACGGTCAAAGAAAACATAATGTTGGATGATAAATTTACTGAAGAGGAATTCATGAAGGCGGTAAAGAAAGCGAAGGTAGACAAATTCATAGGGCTTTTAGATGAAGGATACGACACGGTAGTGGGAGAAAGGGGAAGTAAGTTATCTGATGGGCAAAGGCAGAGAGTAGCAATAGCAAGAGCATTGATAAGGGAACCAAAGGTATTGATATTGGATGAAGCAACGTCAGGGGTAGATTCACAAACTGAAGAAGAAATATTCGATGAATTGAAAGAATACTAG
- a CDS encoding MFS transporter — protein sequence MTNEQKRNFLLYSAGRLVSLIGTGVQMIALPLYILDLTGSGTLMGTFSLLSMLPGLIFSPIAGVLGDRRNRKKIMVNLDYLRGIIILFMAYSAYQGWMNIAFIFTAQVFISILDSFFGGSTEAMFPDLVPIDFLTKANSVNSSINSVSRIIGPILGGIIYGFGGIKVVFLINGISFVISAISEMFITYVPHFEGKQKISFKSMFSDIKEGVIFIKGRKGLKELLLFVMIVNFLLAPILTIVLPYVLRQEIGFTSEQYGITQSSFTVGILIGSILIGTIFSKNNPKKSVTLGLTVEAIMLFIISGLFFPNIVTKFGGASWTFLIILYINLMVIGVSNAFINIPIDTNLQRMTPTNVRSRVFTVVGLIAQGAVPVGAQIYGILLDLIRGYQITLFASIVSVIVIILFLKIAPEETFNPKPVNEEA from the coding sequence ATGACAAATGAGCAAAAAAGAAATTTTTTGTTATATTCCGCAGGTAGGCTTGTATCTTTAATAGGAACTGGTGTACAAATGATTGCTTTACCGCTTTATATTCTTGATCTTACCGGATCTGGAACCCTTATGGGTACATTTTCTCTTTTAAGCATGCTGCCAGGCTTGATTTTTTCACCGATAGCAGGGGTTTTGGGAGATCGAAGAAATCGAAAGAAAATTATGGTGAATTTGGATTATTTACGAGGGATAATTATACTTTTTATGGCATATTCAGCCTATCAAGGTTGGATGAACATCGCCTTTATCTTCACTGCCCAAGTATTTATTTCTATATTAGACAGTTTTTTTGGCGGCTCAACCGAGGCAATGTTTCCCGACTTAGTTCCTATTGATTTCCTCACCAAAGCTAATTCGGTAAATTCTTCAATAAATAGTGTTTCTAGAATTATAGGACCAATCCTTGGAGGAATCATATATGGATTTGGCGGAATAAAAGTTGTGTTTCTTATAAATGGAATTTCTTTCGTTATTTCTGCTATAAGCGAAATGTTTATTACTTACGTACCACATTTTGAAGGTAAGCAGAAAATATCTTTTAAATCCATGTTTTCAGACATCAAAGAGGGAGTAATTTTTATAAAGGGAAGAAAAGGTTTGAAAGAATTGCTTTTGTTTGTAATGATTGTCAATTTTTTATTGGCACCGATTCTTACGATTGTGCTCCCTTATGTATTAAGGCAAGAAATTGGATTTACGAGCGAACAGTATGGAATCACACAATCTTCTTTTACCGTGGGGATACTAATTGGCAGTATTTTAATTGGTACTATTTTTTCTAAAAATAATCCGAAAAAATCGGTGACACTCGGTTTAACAGTAGAGGCAATTATGTTATTCATCATTTCAGGTTTATTTTTTCCTAATATCGTTACCAAATTCGGAGGTGCATCATGGACCTTCTTAATAATTTTGTACATAAACCTTATGGTAATAGGCGTGAGCAATGCTTTTATAAATATACCTATTGATACCAACCTGCAAAGAATGACACCAACCAACGTAAGATCTCGTGTTTTTACGGTTGTGGGATTGATTGCTCAAGGAGCTGTACCTGTTGGTGCACAGATATATGGTATTCTTTTAGATTTAATAAGGGGATATCAAATTACACTGTTTGCAAGCATAGTATCAGTTATTGTAATTATTCTCTTTTTAAAAATTGCACCAGAAGAAACCTTTAATCCTAAACCTGTTAATGAAGAAGCGTGA
- a CDS encoding NifB/NifX family molybdenum-iron cluster-binding protein, which produces MKIALGIKGNSVNKAHFGMSEKYRIYELEDGMLNFIEERINENFTQHKHSEVEDIMKILSDCNVWVAKSMGKKSKEVIMELGYTPLIINSDSIQEAEKEIVKALDHN; this is translated from the coding sequence ATGAAGATAGCATTAGGCATAAAAGGAAACAGTGTAAACAAAGCACATTTTGGAATGTCTGAAAAATATAGAATATATGAATTAGAGGATGGCATGCTGAATTTTATTGAGGAAAGAATAAACGAGAACTTTACTCAGCACAAACATTCAGAAGTTGAAGATATAATGAAAATCCTTTCGGATTGCAATGTTTGGGTAGCAAAGTCCATGGGGAAAAAGTCTAAAGAAGTAATCATGGAATTGGGATATACTCCCCTTATAATTAACTCTGACTCAATACAAGAAGCCGAAAAGGAAATTGTGAAAGCATTAGACCACAATTGA
- a CDS encoding damage-control phosphatase ARMT1 family protein yields MKIEYDCIPCICRQVLEASRMAVGEDRKIIRDILNEYARMIPDITDDDSAPQIVTRIQNYIKQKAGKDDIYLEFKEKNIKAAQQYYPTIEKLVKSSEDPLLSALIMSAVGNSIDAGVSLNVDIEDNVKRAIENGFSHSDYPFFKEQLSNANSILIIADNAGEAVFDKLLIQELLKYKVNLTYAVRDKPILNDVTMKEAKNIGIDRYCSLISSGCDTPGIVLKNASKEFLQIFSNADIIISKGQGNLEGLLDESKPIFYLLKIKCHVIAKRLNGGLKTGDFVFKYY; encoded by the coding sequence TTGAAAATTGAGTATGATTGTATTCCATGTATATGTAGACAAGTTCTCGAGGCAAGTAGAATGGCAGTCGGTGAGGACAGAAAAATTATTAGAGATATTTTGAATGAATATGCTCGAATGATCCCAGATATCACCGATGATGACTCTGCTCCTCAAATAGTTACTAGAATTCAGAATTATATAAAACAAAAAGCAGGAAAGGACGATATATATTTAGAATTCAAAGAAAAAAATATAAAAGCTGCTCAACAATACTATCCAACTATAGAAAAGTTAGTTAAAAGTTCAGAAGATCCATTATTATCGGCTTTGATAATGTCAGCAGTTGGAAATTCTATAGATGCGGGGGTTAGCTTAAACGTTGATATAGAGGATAACGTCAAAAGAGCCATTGAAAACGGGTTTTCACATAGTGATTACCCTTTTTTTAAAGAACAATTATCTAATGCCAACAGTATACTAATTATAGCCGATAATGCCGGTGAAGCTGTTTTTGATAAGTTACTCATTCAAGAGTTATTAAAGTATAAGGTGAATCTTACTTATGCGGTCAGAGACAAGCCCATTTTAAACGATGTCACCATGAAAGAAGCAAAGAATATAGGAATTGATAGATACTGTTCTTTAATATCAAGTGGCTGTGATACCCCTGGAATAGTATTAAAAAACGCAAGTAAAGAGTTTCTACAAATATTTTCAAATGCTGATATTATAATCAGTAAAGGTCAAGGAAATTTAGAAGGATTATTGGATGAAAGTAAGCCTATTTTCTATTTATTAAAAATCAAATGTCACGTTATTGCAAAGCGGCTCAACGGTGGTCTAAAAACAGGCGATTTTGTATTCAAATATTACTAA